GATAATGGCCCATCTTCGTGTTGAAGGTATAATAGCTGAAGTGGACACTTCTGGAACCATTGGCCGCAGGTATGCTCGTTCTGATGAGATAGGAACACCATTTGCTGTTACAGCTGATCACCAGAGTTTAGAAGATAATACAGTAACCATCAGAGAAAGGGATAGCCAAAAACAGGTTCGAGTATTGATATCTGAAGTTCCAAGTAAAATTAATGACTTGATGGTTAAAAAAATAAGTTTTAGTGATCTTTAAGATGGACTATTGTCTTTAAATCACATTTTTTTTATTTTTATTCTTTTTTAGAGTATTATTGGTCTAAAATATTGCCAGGATATAAAAAAAAGAAATAAAGTGCCCTTTTATAAAGGATTAATCCTTAGTTACCAGGGCTTCCAGTTCATCTTTAGGAATCAACTGGGCTATTTTAAGTTTAGTTGGGCAGCGACCCAGTTTTATGTCATGTTTTTTTGCTATGGCTTTAAGATCTTTCATGGTGGCCTTCTTGGCCATTTCTTCCACATCCATAGTTCACATCTCCAGAGATTTTCATAGTGTGGGAATTATGAAATTCCATTAATACTTAAGGTTAAACTTCTTAATTAATTTTAGAGGACACACAGAATGGATTTTATTAACGGATTTGAGAAAAAAATCGTTGGTATCACGGTTAATTAATTATTGGAGTTGAATGGTATGATAGACGCACATATACATGCTGACTGTAGAACTTACGAAGATTTTGAAACTATGGCTATTGCAGGGATAGAATCTGCCATTACATTGGCCCATGATCCCATGAGGATGACCACTTCGGCAGTGGTTCTGGACCACTTCCACCGCATACTGGAAAATGATTTTAAACGGGCCGGGAATAATGGAATAACCCTTAAAGCAGCCCTGGGACTTCACCCTCGGAGCATATGTCCAGATTATCGGATAGTGCTTCGTAAGCTTCCCTGGTTTCTGGACCAGGAGGAAGTGATTGCCATTGGAGAGATAGGCCTTGAAACCGCTTCTGACCTTGAGAGGGAAGTTTTCCGAACTCAACTTCAAATGGCAGATGAACTGGATATGAAAGTGGCAGTGCACACTCCACGACAAAATAAAAGGGAGATCACCATTAAAACCCTCTCAATCATTGATGGTAACATTGACCCTGCCCGGGTGGTGGTGGATCATGTGGATTCATCTATCATTGATTTGATGGCTGATTTTGAGGGAATGCTGGGAATTACTGTGCAACCACAAAAAATGACTCCCAACGAAGCTGTTGAACTTCTAGAAATGACATTCCAGGATTATGGTCCTGAGAGGTTTATGTTGGATAGTGATATGAGTTCTTCACCTTCCGATCCATTATCTGTTCCGAAAACTGTTCATAGGCTTAAATTGGCTGGTTGGGATGATAAAAAGATAGAAATGTTAT
This DNA window, taken from Methanobacterium subterraneum, encodes the following:
- a CDS encoding TatD family hydrolase, giving the protein MIDAHIHADCRTYEDFETMAIAGIESAITLAHDPMRMTTSAVVLDHFHRILENDFKRAGNNGITLKAALGLHPRSICPDYRIVLRKLPWFLDQEEVIAIGEIGLETASDLEREVFRTQLQMADELDMKVAVHTPRQNKREITIKTLSIIDGNIDPARVVVDHVDSSIIDLMADFEGMLGITVQPQKMTPNEAVELLEMTFQDYGPERFMLDSDMSSSPSDPLSVPKTVHRLKLAGWDDKKIEMLSKDNAANFYGF